A section of the Deltaproteobacteria bacterium genome encodes:
- a CDS encoding GIY-YIG nuclease family protein, translating into MAAGFVYVLFNPAVPELVKVGRTSNEPDERAEQISSATGTPGRWYVVFYRKFRDSITAERKVHDLLDQRAPRHHKRKELFETPPVVAIDCILEIHAEPEASEPPGSLKNPDTIQNKESLADGLVSDGDNFLKGLNGELEDRKAALDCYEKAAKLGSPSAYERLGRIELGRLIEINRLRLFEIGWDKKNPEKALEYFKEGARLGDATCLLGMAKVYLVEKQQDNGRKCISRYLKQLDDTPAGRKLVNVFCSFLETEMLTGRIESSGPPELARYRDMLMDELARLNTPDGLRSALVIRRLMVPTRSRITTRHGTGSRFVTVLLNALRDLLAEAKSIVAFEEEFGIELVLDSAVSSEGAKTLSFDCFSYPSTVVFRGTTGQFRNAFRLAASRYLRSPGFCDIQDLEEAFRDAHEDLLDNGWSIEIEPATGVIRYKMLRAECRSARK; encoded by the coding sequence ATGGCTGCCGGTTTTGTCTACGTTCTGTTCAATCCGGCCGTTCCCGAACTGGTCAAGGTCGGGAGAACGTCAAACGAGCCCGACGAGCGCGCCGAACAGATCTCTTCAGCAACCGGAACACCCGGCAGATGGTATGTCGTCTTCTACCGTAAATTCCGTGACAGCATTACCGCCGAACGAAAGGTCCATGATCTGCTGGACCAGCGCGCACCCCGTCATCATAAGCGCAAAGAGTTATTCGAGACCCCGCCTGTTGTCGCTATCGACTGCATACTGGAAATCCACGCAGAACCGGAAGCATCCGAACCTCCCGGCTCACTAAAGAACCCGGATACCATTCAGAACAAGGAGTCGCTTGCGGACGGGCTCGTTTCTGACGGCGACAATTTCCTCAAAGGGCTTAATGGTGAGCTGGAAGACCGTAAAGCCGCACTCGATTGCTACGAGAAAGCGGCAAAGCTGGGATCGCCGTCGGCTTATGAACGGCTCGGCAGGATCGAGCTTGGGCGGCTCATCGAGATCAATCGGCTTCGGCTGTTTGAGATTGGATGGGACAAGAAAAATCCCGAAAAGGCATTGGAATATTTCAAGGAAGGTGCCCGGCTTGGAGACGCGACCTGTCTGCTTGGAATGGCCAAGGTCTATCTCGTCGAGAAACAACAGGATAATGGCCGAAAATGCATCTCCCGGTATCTGAAACAGCTTGATGACACGCCGGCCGGTAGAAAACTCGTGAATGTATTCTGTTCGTTCCTGGAAACGGAAATGCTAACTGGGCGAATCGAATCGTCTGGTCCTCCCGAACTTGCCCGATATCGGGACATGCTGATGGATGAACTCGCCCGGCTGAATACGCCTGACGGACTCCGCAGTGCATTGGTAATTAGGCGATTGATGGTGCCTACCCGTTCCCGCATTACAACGCGCCATGGCACTGGCAGCCGCTTTGTGACGGTTCTTCTGAACGCGTTGCGGGACCTCTTGGCCGAGGCCAAATCCATTGTGGCATTTGAAGAGGAATTCGGGATCGAGCTTGTGCTGGACTCTGCAGTTTCCTCTGAAGGGGCTAAAACCCTATCATTCGATTGTTTCAGTTACCCATCGACCGTCGTATTCCGCGGAACTACTGGCCAATTTCGCAACGCGTTCAGATTGGCCGCCAGTAGATACCTGAGATCCCCGGGTTTTTGCGATATTCAGGATCTTGAGGAAGCGTTCCGTGACGCACATGAGGATCTGCTCGACAACGGGTGGAGCATTGAAATCGAGCCCGCCACCGGCGTGATTAGATATAAGATGTTGCGAGCTGAATGCCGGTCTGCAAGAAAATAG